From a single Brassica oleracea var. oleracea cultivar TO1000 chromosome C5, BOL, whole genome shotgun sequence genomic region:
- the LOC106343199 gene encoding kinase-interacting family protein: MKSKGTMDVVTHLPPQLPTLSDLEARMQLLRVSALEESQGDDDTFAQRAEWFYHRRPLLLSLCLDLYNGYLTLLGRSHQTRPNQQLIHAPSHPNHLLQDEEDCVSEVDSGSEISSESTLSFQQMEDPATVSEKVDELVSQLVTANLDKEILQDELLNKEEKFCEAAKTIELLKKFVMLLEMEKEVAVEENANLGYKVTSLLEENRELATEALFMKNEAVGLARCVLKMRDDHFHKVCILQNRIYSLQASQNSEPVYDKVSTGCFGLDKYKTKKKKENKTEDKTGFKWLKKLNNISLFTKSSLHPSAAPSCCTSQLA, translated from the exons ATGAAGAGCAAAGGAACCATGGACGTCGTCACTCATCTTCCTCCACAGTTGCCAACTCTCTCCG ACCTTGAAGCTCGGATGCAACTCCTGCGTGTGTCTGCTTTGGAAGAAAGCCAGGGAGATGATGATACATTTGCTCAACGTGCTGAATGGTTTTACCACAGAAGACCTCTCCTTCTCTCCCTTTGTCTTGACCTTTACAACGGCTACCTCACTCTCCTGGGCCGTTCTCATCAAACCAGACCGAACCAGCAGCTTATACACGCACCTTCTCATCCAAATCACCTCCTCCAAGATGAAGAAGACTGCGTTTCAGAGGTTGATTCCGGTAGCGAGATCAGTTCGGAGAGCACCTTATCCTTTCAACAGATGGAAGATCCTGCTACGGTCTCAGAGAAAGTCGATGAGCTTGTGTCCCAACTTGTGACTGCAAACTTGGACAAAGAGATTCTGCAAGACGAGTTACTCAATAAGGAGGAGAAGTTTTGTGAAGCCGCCAAGACCATAGAGCTGTTGAAGAAGTTCGTCATGCTGCTGGAGATGGAGAAGGAAGTGGCTGTGGAGGAAAACGCTAATCTTGGATACAAAGTCACTTCTCTCTTGGAAGAGAACAGAGAGCTAGCCACTGAGGCGTTGTTCATGAAGAACGAAGCTGTTGGGCTCGCTAGGTGTGTGCTTAAGATGAGAGATGACCACTTCCACAAGGTCTGCATCCTCCAGAACCGCATCTATTCGCTTCAGGCATCGCAGAACTCCGAGCCTGTCTATGATAAGGTCTCAACCGGATGCTTTGGCCTGGATAAGTACAAGACCAAGAAGAAGAAGGAGAACAAAACCGAAGACAAGACTGGATTCAAGTGGTTGAAGAAGCTGAACAACATTAGCCTCTTCACAAAGTCCAGCCTTCACCCATCAGCTGCTCCATCATGCTGCACTTCTCAGCTTGCCTAA
- the LOC106343201 gene encoding mavicyanin, which translates to MTFPPIHAYCYKPRLSFRKKIEITMLHQGSWFSSLMILSAIFSLTSLMLKSEGANHTVGDSSGWELLTNYTNWTEGREFHVGDVLVFNYNKDQHNVMQVNSTAYADCGRDNYISLFTNGNDSIIISEVGEHWFICAMYDHCENGQKLSINATL; encoded by the exons ATGACCTTCCCACCCATACATGCTTACTGCTATAAACCTAGACTGAGCTTCAGAAAAAAAATAGAGATAACAATGCTTCATCAGGGAAGCTGGTTCTCCAGCTTGATGATACTCTCTGCCATTTTCTCTTTAACTTCGCTCATGCTAAAATCTGAAGGAGCAAACCATACAGTTGGCGACAGCTCTGGCTGGGAACTCTTGACAAACTATACCAACTGGACAGAGGGAAGAGAGTTTCATGTCGGCGATGTCTTAG TTTTCAACTACAACAAGGACCAGCATAACGTTATGCAAGTTAACTCTACCGCATACGCAGATTGTGGAAGAGATAATTACATCTCCCTCTTCACCAACGGCAACGACTCAATAATTATATCAGAGGTTGGAGAGCACTGGTTCATCTGTGCAATGTACGATCACTGTGAGAATGGCCAGAAGCTAAGTATTAATGCAACTCTTTGA
- the LOC106343200 gene encoding uncharacterized protein LOC106343200, with the protein MASVALPAFTCRSSVEPTKELRVCTNRTCRKQGSFQILETLTSLAPPQLQVNPCGCLGRCGSGPNLVALPQGLFLRHCATPSRAAEILFSLCGDGREASSSSAVAEALSALALTNNALSQIEAGNFGEAESLLTQALEMKPYGGLHRIFKHRAVAKLGMVDYSGALEDISQALALAPNYYESYVCQGDVYVAQGQYDLAEKSYLKCLEIDPSLRRSKSFKARIANLQKKAVEADVS; encoded by the exons ATGGCTTCCGTCGCTTTGCCGGCGTTCACCTGCCGGAGCTCAGTAGAACCGACGAAGGAGCTTCGCGTCTGCACGAACCGCACCTGCCGAAAACAAGGCTCATTCCAGATCCTCGAGACGCTAACATCCCTCGCGCCTCCCCAGCTCCAAGTCAATCCCTGCGGCTGCCTCGGCCGGTGCGGCTCGGGTCCGAACCTCGTCGCTCTCCCTCAAGGCCTCTTCCTTCGTCACTGCGCCACGCCTTCTCGAGCTGCCGAAATCTTGTTCAGCCTATGCGGCGACGGCAGGGAAGCTTCTTCATCCTCCGCCGTCGCAGAGGCTCTCTCCGCTTTAGCGCTCACCAACAATGCTCTCTCTCAGATCGAAGCTGGGAACTTCGGAGAAGCAGAATCGCTTCTCACACAG GCTTTAGAGATGAAACCATACGGTGGATTGCATAGAATCTTCAAACACAG AGCAGTGGCGAAACTGGGAATGGTTGATTACTCTGGGGCTCTTGAAGATATAAGCCAAGCTCTAGCATTAGCTCCTAACTATTATGAG TCCTACGTTTGCCAAGGTGATGTTTACGTTGCACAAGGTCAATACGATCTCGCTGAGAAGTCATACTTGAAGTGTTTAGAGATAGATCCTAGTCTTCGCAGATCAAAATCATTCAAG GCCCGGATTGCAAACCTTCAAAAGAAAGCTGTTGAAGCAGATGTGAGTTAG
- the LOC106343679 gene encoding leucine-rich repeat receptor-like serine/threonine-protein kinase BAM2: MNYTFFLLLLTLVHSTFSSLAPPDQAALESIRDSLTDMPGSAFFSTWDFTTPDPCSTFSGLTCTSLGRVSALSLGPNLSGSLSPSISNLTRLTQLVLYPGLVTGPLPPRFDTLSLLRVISLTRNRLTGPIPNSLSALSYLHTLDLSYNQLSGSLPPFLTTLPRLKVLVLASNRFSDNVKPVSSPLLHLDLKMNQISGQLPPLFPTTLRYLSLAGNSISGTIIPLEPLTDLTYIDLSMNRFTGAIPQSLFGSTTTSMFLQRNNFTSINATSSLMLPQGSVVDLSHNYISGELPPSLAGAESLFLNNNRFTGEIPEEYIKSLINGTTKTLFLQHNYLTRFPWNSGSQLPDSVSLCLSYNCMDTDPVVGLSTCPIEVAPLLSRPAIQCSRFYNHSSTG, translated from the coding sequence ATGAACTACACTTTCTTCTTACTTCTCCTCACTCTTGTCCACTCCACTTTCTCTTCCCTAGCTCCACCAGACCAAGCCGCTCTTGAATCCATAAGAGACTCCTTAACCGACATGCCCGGTTCAGCCTTCTTCTCAACTTGGGACTTCACAACCCCTGACCCTTGCTCCACCTTCTCAGGCCTAACTTGCACTTCCCTCGGCCGTGTCTCCGCCTTATCACTCGGCCCTAACCTCTCCGGTTCACTATCCCCATCCATCTCCAACCTAACCCGTTTGACCCAACTCGTTCTCTACCCCGGTTTAGTCACCGGACCTCTCCCTCCCCGGTTCGATACCCTCTCTCTCCTTCGAGTCATTTCTTTAACCAGAAACCGCTTAACCGGTCCTATACCAAACTCTCTCTCAGCTCTCTCGTACCTCCACACTCTTGACCTTAGCTATAACCAACTCTCAGGCTCTCTCCCTCCGTTTCTCACCACACTTCCTCGTCTCAAAGTCCTTGTCTTAGCCTCGAACCGTTTCTCCGACAACGTTAAACCTGTCTCTAGCCCTTTGCTTCACTTAGACCTAAAGATGAACCAAATCTCCGGCCAACTCCCGCCTCTTTTCCCCACCACTCTCCGGTACTTATCCCTCGCCGGAAACTCAATCTCCGGCACAATCATCCCCTTGGAGCCACTCACAGACCTAACGTACATCGATCTCAGCATGAACCGGTTCACCGGAGCGATCCCGCAATCACTCTTTGGTTCCACAACCACATCAATGTTCTTACAACGAAACAACTTCACATCCATCAACGCCACGTCGTCGTTAATGTTACCTCAGGGCTCCGTCGTCGACCTGAGCCATAACTACATCTCCGGCGAGTTGCCTCCTTCCCTCGCCGGAGCAGAGTCTCTGTTCTTGAACAACAACCGTTTCACAGGAGAGATTCCAGAGGAGTACATCAAGAGCTTGATCAACGGTACGACGAAAACGCTCTTCTTGCAACATAACTACTTAACGAGATTCCCGTGGAACTCTGGATCTCAACTACCGGACTCTGTTTCGCTCTGTTTGTCGTATAACTGTATGGATACGGATCCAGTTGTTGGTTTGTCCACGTGTCCGATAGAAGTTGCACCTCTGCTCTCAAGGCCTGCTATACAATGTTCTCGCTTTTACAATCACAGCTCCACTGGTTAA
- the LOC106292221 gene encoding uncharacterized protein LOC106292221 produces MMLSDVSESVKASGEATVPSVPIKPVNQTSVSSGDEKARDVSSVKSEVLSAASSGPSKSIGKAGVSAGLNIGAKYKAFVSSRDKGKAITKVLIGLEMILIDEEENVIQGFIPNGRIETYLRHMKAGGTNRLNKFFGSKSKPIYRVADQMSPLASHGTLSSIISRTVPLTSLRIGSGSMVTENSRLPLIKEVIFMVLSDGPLLDETEIAASRRVELHVQTHDDPVLKLYLWDKAAFQFCEKFKASIGTARVILVTTLNPKLFGGVLYLSSMASSRVFLDSDVQETCYYDIIISDLAFSTKLDSNLDVANMVNAEVVTKPELATLGDLFSYMNQAAAKVTWFECTATIDDVVHGSGWYYIGCGVCHTKATKRPTTFMCKKCGKSEIDGVTQRIKPYFFVLGDAGEELTGKKATKLVERYYQANEDVGEDHIVPVPQAMIDTIGQTRKFIVKANEDVGEDHIVPVPQAMIDTIGQTRKFIVKVSNHNLNGKSQTLTVTKVLPLKAPEPVVETGENVDGESDSEGGDHADESVKRSADGIELEGVKRAKCG; encoded by the exons ATGATGTTATCCGATGTTTCTGAGTCAGTTAAAGCGAGCGGTGAAGCTACGGTTCCCTCCGTTCCGATCAAACCCGTCAATCAAACCAGTGTCTCTTCCGGCGATGAAAAAGCCCGCGATGTCAGTTCCGTGAAATCAGAAGTTCTCTCTGCGGCCTCCTCCGGTCCGAGCAAGTCAATCGGCAAAGCCGGTGTTTCTGCCGGCCTCAACATCGGCGCTAAGTACAAAGCCTTTGTCTCTTCCCGCGATAAAGGCAAGGCTATC ACGAAGGTGCTTATTGGCCTCGAGATGATCCTCATCGATGAAGAG GAAAATGTTATCCAGGGTTTCATCCCTAATGGAAGGATTGAGACTTACTTGCGTCACATGAAGGCCGGTGGTACTAACCGACTCAACAAGTTTTTTGGATCAAAGAGCAAGCCTATTTATCGGGTAGCTGACCAGATGTCACCATTAGCTTCTCATGGAACTCTGTCCTCTATAATCTCGAGGACAGTTCCATTAACTTCCCTGAGGATCGGTTCCGGATCCATGGTTACAGAGAATTCGAGGCTGCCTCTGATCAAAGAGGTGATCTTTATG GTTCTCAGTGACGGTCCTCTTCTTGATGAAACAGAGATAGCTGCATCCCGCCGAGTGGAACTTCATGTTCAAACTCATGA CGACCCCGTTCTGAAGTTGTACCTCTGGGACAAGGCTGCCTTCCAGTTCTGTGAGAAGTTCAAGGCGTCTATAGGCACTGCCCGTGTTATCTTAGTGACCACCTTAAACCCGAAACTGTTTGGAG GAGTCCTCTATCTATCTTCTATGGCGTCTTCACGGGTATTTCTGGATAGTGATGTCCAAGAAACCTG TTATTACGATATCATAATTTCTGATTTGGCTTTTTCCACTAAGCTGGACTCGAACTTAGATGTTGCCAACATGGTTAATGCAGAGGTGGTCACCAAGCCTGAGTTAGCGACTTTGGGAGACCTCTTTTCCTATATGAATCAGGCAGCCGCTAAG GTTACTTGGTTTGAGTGCACAGCAACTATTGATGATGTTGTGCACGGTTCTGGGTGGTATTATATAGGCTGTGGTGTGTGCCATACCAAGGCGACCAAGCGACCTACAACCTTCATGTGTAAGAAATGTGGGAAGAGTGAGATTGATGGTGTGACGCA AAGAATCAAGCCGTATTTTTTTGTTCTTGGGGATGCTGGTGAGGAGTTGACTGGAAAGAAAGCTACTAAGTTAGTTGAAAGATACTATCAG GCCAATGAGGATGTGGGAGAGGATCACATAGTTCCAGTGCCTCAAGCCATGATTGATACCATCGGGCAAACAAGGAAGTTCATTGTGAAG GCCAATGAGGATGTGGGAGAGGATCACATAGTTCCAGTGCCTCAAGCCATGATTGATACCATCGGGCAAACAAGGAAGTTCATTGTGAAGGTATCAAATCACAATTTGAATGGCAAATCCCAGACTTTAACTGTGACAAAGGTGCTTCCTCTCAAAGCCCCAGAACCCGTGGTCGAGACAGGAGAGAACGTTGATGGGGAATCTGATAGTGAAGGGGGTGATCATGCAGATGAATCGGTGAAGAGGAGTGCTGATGGGATTGAGTTAGAAGGTGTCAAGCGTGCCAAATGTGGCTGA
- the LOC106292222 gene encoding uncharacterized protein LOC106292222 — translation MGQTSTEGSLDETTLERLIEMIDENNYKGKGKEYDLPGTSEVAGLIVGDMSSTIGERDIVVQFQTDTLQQLHDDHPLYKSLQYPLLFPYGEYGFHPEITLHLETGTSRTRQFLTIREFYATQIQTRLNQGMTLIKSGRLLHQYIVDIYTAIEEDRLRWARNNQDVLRAELYNNVLDAVPRDDTDAKIIGQRFILPPSFTGGPRYLVEKYHDAMAICREYGNPDLIPSADEVDAIISAELPDTEKDPEAYALVTKHMIHGPCGVMNPKSPCMDKNVCTKKFPRPFNDNTSVDKSGYILYHRRRNENATVVKNGSTLDNTFVVPHNIDLLKKYEAHINVEWCNRTSAVKYLFKYITKGVDRATTVIEKGNTASTSDATASGGSKERVIKHRNEIQEYIDARYLSACESMWRMSAFYIHKRKPSVEKLIIHLEGEHNISVKETDNLGRVIRKPGYFVWNNNTKVWSERKRGRAIGRIVAVHPSAGDRYYLRILINKIKGPRSYDELKTYNDVKYPDFKSVCYAHGYLDNDVEWLESMSEGALWATPYQLREMFVTFLNSCFVSSPKNLWENSWRSMSEDILYKRQRILNHANLELDDDTLEQYTLIEVEKLMRLHERSLGDIKEMPKIKPVLLRELGNSLWNQELDYDVSEETLRHDMQFNKLNPDQRAIYEAVLDSVDKKDGKLFFVYGAGGTGKTFLYQTIISRIRSRKHIVLPVASSGIAALLLPNGRLLNSRTAHSRFNIPLKLSEDKLCNIKPGTMLAELIEKTYLIIWDEAPMTHKHAFEALDKTLRDIMSKKALLQRNFRR, via the exons ATGGGTCAAACTTCAACAGAAGGTAGTCTTGATGAGACAACATTAGAGCGGCTTATCGAGATGATTGATGAGAATAACT ATAAGGGGAAAGGGAAAGAATACGATCTTCCGGGTACGAGTGAGGTGGCAGGTCTTATCGTAGGGGATATGTCATCAACAATCGGAGAACGAGATATAGTGGTCCAATTCCAAACTGACACTTTGCAGCAGCTACATGATGATCACCCTTTATACAAGAGCCTCCAATACCCTCTTTTGTTTCCATATGGTGAGTATGGTTTCCATCCCGAGATCACACTACATCTTGAGACAGGAACTTCCAGAACAAGGCAATTCCTAACCATACGCGAATTCTACGCAACTCAAATTCAGACACGTCTTAACCAAGGAATGACTTTAATAAAGAGTGGTCGTCTACTCCATCAATATATAGTTGACATTTATACGGCAATCGAGGAGGATCGGTTAAGGTGGGCGAGGAACAACCAGGATGTCCTGAGGGCAGAACTCTACAATAATGTCCTTGATGCTGTACCCAGAGACGATACCGATGCCAAAATTATTGGTCAAAGGTTTATACTTCCACCAAGTTTCACTGGTGGCCCTCGGTACTTAGTTGAGAAATACCATGACGCAATGGCTATTTGCAGAGAATATGGTAATCCAGATTT AATACCAAGCGCGGATGAAGTAGATGCGATCATATCAGCCGAGCTCCCAGACACAGAAAAGGATCCAGAGGCTTATGCTTTAGTCACAAAACACATGATCCATGGTCCATGTGGTGTCATGAATCCGAAGTCACCATGTATGGATAAAAATGTGTGCACGAAAAAGTTTCCTCGGCCGTTTAATGACAACACTTCGGTTGACAAGTCGGGATATATATTGTATCATCGGCGCCGGAACGAAAATGCGACTGTGGTAAAGAATGGATCAACCTTGGACAACACTTTTGTCGTACCTCATAACATCGACCTCCTGAAGAAGTACGAGGCTCATATTAATGTTGAATGGTGTAATCGTACAAGTGCGGTCAAGTACTTATTCAAATACATTACCAAGGGTGTTGACAGAGCAACAACTGTCATTGAGAAAGGAAATACGGCCAGTACATCTGACGCAACAGCCTCTGGCGGATCGAAAGAGAGGGTCATCAAACACCGAAATGAGATCCAAGAATACATAGATGCTCGATATCTATCAGCTTGTGAGTCTATGTGGCGGATGTCTGCATTCTACATACACAAGAGAAAACCATCAGTTGAGAAGCTTATCATTCACTTAGAAGGCGAACATAATATATCAGTTAAAGAAACTGATAACCTCGGCCGTGTAATCCGCAAGCCAG GATATTTCGTATGGAATAATAATACTAAAGTCTGGTCTGAGCGTAAGAGAGGCAGAGCCATAGGAAGAATTGTAGCTGTTCATCCATCAGCAGGTGATCGTTACTATCTAAGGATCCTCATAAATAAGATAAAGGGTCCTAGAAGCTACGACGAGCTCAAAACATACAACGATGTGAAATATCCTGACTTCAAATCAGTTTGCTACGCACACGGATATTTGGACAACGATGTCGAGTGGCTCGAGAGTATGTCAGAGGGTGCTTTATGGGCTACCCCATACCAGCTCCGCGAAATGTTTGTCACGTTTCTTAATAGTTGTTTCGTTTCGAGCCCTAAAAACCTATGGGAAAACTCGTGGAGATCGATGAGTGAGGACATACTCTACAAGAGGCAGAGAATCTTAAATCATGCAAATCTGGAGCTGGATGATGATACTCTTGAGCAATACACGTTAATTGAGGTGGAAAAGTTGATGCGCCTGCATGAGCGCTCACTAGGTGATATTAAAGAGATGCCAAAGATCAAACCTGTTTTGCTAAGAGAACTGGGAAACAGTTTGTGGAACCAAGAACTAGATTACGATGTTTCTGAGGAAACTCTAAGACATGACATGCAATTCAACAAACTTAATCCTGATCAACGTGCGATTTACGAAGCGGTCTTAGACTCTGTTGATAAAAAGGATGGAAAGCTATTCTTTGTATATGGCGCAGGAGGCACAGGGAAAACATTCCTATACCAAACCATTATATCAAGGATTCGTTCAAGGAAACATATAGTTTTGCCAGTTGCCTCTTCAGGAATAGCCGCACTATTGTTACCTAATGGTAGATTACTTAACAGTAGAACCGCACATTCACGCTTCAATATCCCTTTAAAGCTCAGTGAAGATAAGCTCTGCAACATCAAACCTGGAACAATGCTGGCTGAGCTAATCGAGAAAACATATCTTATAATTTGGGACGAAGCACCTATGACGCATAAGCATGCTTTTGAGGCACTGGACAAGACGTTGAGAGACATAATGTCAAAAAAAGCCCTTCTACAAAGGAACTTTCGGCGGTAA
- the LOC106343965 gene encoding rhomboid-like protein 14, mitochondrial: protein MAYSVEGRRRANGGMLPLLALSTVAEYYRLPWKPPVTASLLAANTLIYLRPAFIDPVIPHINEVWFNPNLILKHKDLKRFFLSPFYHVDEPHLVYNMMSLLWQGIKLETSMGSSEFASMVFTLLGMSQGVTLLLAKSLHVFFDYERAFYSEYSVGFSGVIFALKVVLNSQDEDYTSVYGILVPTKYAAWAELVLVQMFMPSASFLGHLGGILAGILYLKIKRSSHSGSDPVTMVVRGVTRALTWPLRFMSGLVRFRRRRISGRGRVGRGQNGIWRCHSCTYDNSGWQSVCEMCGLGRGRGNGWSVNQGQTPSSSSSSDIPLDELRRLRVERFS from the exons ATGGCGTATTCTGTTGAAGGAAGAAGAAGAGCAAACGGAGGGATGCTTCCTCTTCTGGCGCTCAGCACCGTCGCTGAGTACTACAGACTGCCGTGGAAACCACCGGTGACGGCAAGTCTATTAGCCGCCAACACTCTCATCTATCTTAGACCGGCGTTCATCGATCCGGTTATCCCTCACATCAACGAGGTCTGGTTCAATCCAAATCTCATCCTCAAG CACAAGGACTTGAAACGCTTCTTTCTATCACCGTTCTACCATGTAGACGAGCCTCACCTAGTCTACAACATGATGTCTCTTCTCTGGCAAGGTATCAAGCTCGAGACATCCATGGGAAGCAGCGAGTTCGCTTCCATGGTGTTTACGCTTCTCGGTATGTCCCAAGGAGTCACGTTGCTGTTAGCCAAGTCTCTCCACGTGTTCTTCGACTACGAAAGAGCCTTTTACAGTGAGTACTCCGTGGGGTTCTCTGGCGTCATCTTTGCTTTGAAAGTTGTTCTCAATTCTCAGGATGAGGATTACACCAGCGTGTATGGTATCCTAGTCCCGACTAAGTACGCTGCTTGGGCAGAGCTGGTTCTTGTGCAGATGTTTATGCCTAGCGCTTCGTTTCTTGGGCATTTGGGTGGGATTCTTGCTGGTATTCTCTACTTGAAGATCAAACGTTCTTCTCACTCGGGATCAGACCCTGTGACTATGGTGGTTAGAGGTGTTACTCGAGCGCTGACTTGGCCGTTGAGGTTTATGAGCGGTTTGGTTAGGTTTCGGAGGAGGAGGATTTCAGGGAGAGGACGAGTGGGGAGAGGCCAGAATGGTATCTGGAGATGCCATTCGTGTACTTATGACAATTCTGGTTGGCAAAGTGTTTGTGAGATGTGTGGCTTGGGACGGGGTAGAGGTAACGGATGGTCAGTGAACCAGGGACAGACACCTTCTTCTTCTTCTTCTAGTGATATTCCTTTAGATGAGCTGCGTCGTCTAAGAGTAGAGAGGTTTAGTTAA
- the LOC106293609 gene encoding transcription factor HY5-like: protein MSLQRPNGNSSSSSSPKKHKTEESDEEELLMALDMEAAGSTGVLSSNADDGVNKPEIDQTQNVTSTAKRGRRRDPVDKEYRRHKRLLRNRVSAQEARERKKVYVSDMESRANELQNNNDELGEKISTLMNENTMLRKMLINTRPKADDSH from the exons ATGTCTCTTCAACGACCCAATGGGAACTCGAGTTCCTCTTCTTCCCCCAAGAAGCACAAAACTG AGGAGAGTGACGAGGAGGAGTTGTTGATGGCTCTTGACATGGAAGCAGCTGGATCAACAGGTGTTCTAAGCAGCAACGCCGACGACGGAGTCAACAAACCGGAGATTGACCAGACCCAAAACGTAACTTCAACCGCCAAGCGGGGCCGTAGACGAGACCCAGTCGATAAAGAATACAGAAGACACAAGCG ATTGTTGAGAAATAGGGTATCGGCACAAGAAGCGAGGGAGAGGAAGAAAGTGTATGTGAGTGATATGGAATCAAGAGCTAACGAGTTGCAGAACAACAATGATGAGCTTGGGGAGAAGATCTCTACTTTGATGAACGAGAACACAATGCTTCGCAAAATGCTTATCAACACTAGGCCTAAAGCTGATGACAGTCACTAG